Part of the Labrus bergylta chromosome 19, fLabBer1.1, whole genome shotgun sequence genome, CAAATAACAGAAATCCCTTAATATTCTATTTTTAGTTTGCACTGTTTGTAGCTGGTTATACTGCCCCCTGGCTTTCACTGAGACCAAGTTCCAGCAGAGGCTAACGTTGCAAAACAGAAAGGATGTGTAATGTAAGGAGGTACAACAGCTCTGACATCTAAATATTCGAGCAGTTGTTTGTTCATACTGCACGTCCTAACAGACCGAAAGtctcaaatcaaataaatattaatcgCCCCACACTGTGTATCATGGCTCTGGTCTTGTTTGTGTGACACAGTTTAGTTTCACAGATTAAACACACACTGTCCCTAATCACTCAATAAATTAAGCTTTAACAAAGTGAAAACTCCTTagatcaggtgtgtgtgcgcgttGGGGAACCCTCACTCTTATGGCTACTTCACAACAATCAGCTTCATCAAAAGGTCGTCACAGTCCACCTGCTGAATTCTAGTGCATTTTAACACGATGGCTATTTTGTACAtggcgtgtttgtgtgtctgatacTAATTCAGGAAGCGACGGCAGCGTCTCGTCCCGCAGTTGCAGTGCAGCTTGCTATTCTCGTCCTCGATGGGGAACTTGTAGTCGTAGGTCAGCTCTTCGCCCCGGTAGATCTTTCTCAGAGCGAAGATGACGATGTGCTTGCGGCCGTCGACGTTGATGACACGGGAGTAGCAGTTGGGCTCGCACGAGTGGTTGATGAAACGAGCTGCGTTGCCTTGCATTGTTGCGTCCACCACATCAAAGTCGTCGATGCGGAACATGTAGCAGCCGATGCCCTGAGGGGAGTATATCGTGGTGAGTTTCACAAagtgttttcatgaaatgtaATCCCTGTTTGTGATTCTATTTAagggtttaaaaatgtttgcagtTATAATAAAACTCTTCTCATTACCTTCTTAAATAGTAGTTTACATGGCAAGTGGCccatagagaacaaaccatatgacgtatttttgtagtcCAACCCTGAAGTATCAtctccatggggtctaacgagaattcTCCTATGAGATTTTtgtcattggattttggatcactgcagaaaataatctctgtggtaAACGCATGTTTCTGAAGCATAGGCGTTTTGCTCAGCcagataatcttcacagatgaacaccatttttatgatgtttgaagagttaatgcggccgacagaagtaaaaagctaacgttatgctacaagctaactacaccacggattgtgacgtcactaccgtaatgcttcagacgatctccgataaactgacgtagcttaataaatagtttactaacataatattcaccttaacctaaagattcaACCTACAGGACtcagactagtgagagagttcccgccctctgtgtccggcctgatgacgtttaatgtccccgacaaccactgtagtcacatttagccacttgttagcaaccgcctttttaaagacgcctaaaaacttcaaaattcacaagtgtgGGTATTActtaacgtagtttatgtggtctaacaaaacaccaacatctcttatTTCAGGcatctaaccacaaacccattcaaaatccctgttgacttttagacattagaccccatggcgctcaaatgctaactcacttcctggttttaggactcattcctgtggcgctctattaGTGCACTGGATTCAAAAAAATGACCTAACCAACATCGGCCTACCTACCTGCTAATGCTGCTTCGTctctttcaaacaaacacaacatttttgtaTTCTGAAGCAGAAGGAGGACATGTTTCCTTCTTTGCTTGTTCAGATgcatgatgttttgttttttttgtgatcaattttCTATTGGTCCATGCTTACATGTAGACATGCACATACCACTAAAGAAACACGACAAATAGAGATGCATCATGTTTACTAACCTTGCCATCATAATACTTCTCCCGCTTATCAGTCAGAACGGCGCGAATGACGGTGCCTGCGTACTCGATAACCATCTCCCCAGCCTCTATGTTCCTTTTGCAGAAAAGTCCACGACCATGGATTTCAGATCTTagaagataaaagaaaatagttTATATACATGTACATATATTTTGTATGCAAATCAAAGCTCATGTTTTTTCCTACCGTTTATTGTCCTCATTACCTGTAAACTCCAACTGCTTCTTTGGAGATTTTTTCCAGGTGTCTGAATCTCATTGCCATGGGAAGCTCACTGCTGGTGGCTCGCCTGTTACATAGACACACAGCAAAAGGTGATGTCGACGAGAACATGGCATCTGCTAAATCACCTTCTTCAAAGTTAGGTATGAAGTAGGTTGAAACATTATTGTTTAGGATCAAAGCAAGTGGCATGAAGTGAATCCTTTTACCTGGAAGATTTGAGTGGGaattcatcctcctcttcatcaaaTTGACCTACTATGTCTGGAGGCTGTCTATGCTGTGATGCCAGGAAGTTGAACATATCAAAGGTTGCTTTCCTAATGggtgaaagagaaaataaatatacagacACATTTATATCAATAACAGACAttagagaaaacaaagaaacaacctTTTAATAACGCTGTATAAAATGCTTATGTTTAGTGTtgacagaaagtgtgtgtgtgtgtgtgtttgtgtaccgtGTGTAGACTTCAGAGCGAGCGCAGCCACTCGGATTGATGGGAAGCTCCTCCTCGATGTCATCGCAGCGGTGGAAGCGGAAGCGGTGGCGTTTGCAGTTTGCTGCGCCATGCAGTTGCTCCAGCAGGAAGATAACAGCATCGTGGATGACACCGAGCACCCGGGGTCCGCTCATCACGCCCAGAGGCAGCTGCTTCATGTGAAAGCCCGCTCGAGCTTCCAGGACGCCATCGATTACAGCGCGCCATGCACCTGACAGGAGAAAGAGGTGAGGAAAGGTGTGAAAGCTTTGTAACGCTACACACTGAACGGGTCAAAAAGCAGAATTTAAACAATAAGTTTGTTACCCTCTATGCTGTTAGCCTTCACACTGAAGCCGTCCTCACTGGTGATTTCAAAGCGCAGGTGAGGCTGGTTCATGTACGTCTTCTTCTTATATTTGGGTGTTGGTGCATCTTCCTCAGAGCTAAAACCTGAAGAATCAATACAGTCAAAAGTTAAATGAGAAAATGTACTTGAAgacataacaaaaacaaaaaaaacaatgtttggtTACGAACCTGAATAAGGGCCCCATTCAGAGAGGTCTCCATGACGAGCACTGACCCACATGTGTGTGTTACTCTTAATGTGACTGTCGGTTTGTGAAGGTGAACTTTCATGTCGGGGTTGCCTAAGcgaaaataaagataaaaaaaaaaaatgaccactATAACAAACAGAATACATTAATGaactaaaaataagaaaaggaaTGGTACAGTTTGTAGAAACAAATATAGGAAGGTATCCTCAATTCCAGCGTATACACCGCCTGAAGAGTCATTAAAAGAAGCCAAGAAAATataaaggaaacaaagtcaCAGCAGCATTCAGACAATTACATTCACATGCCTGTTAAAATAGTTCAACAGACGGGTCACCAAATGATTAATAAAtagattaataaataaatacaatgccAGAAATGTAATcaataaatagatagataacCAGTCAGGTCCATTAATTTGTCTAAGTGTACAGTAACAGTCCATACAGTAAACCAGTTAAAATTGTTAAGCATTCAACAGCCTGATAGCTGAAGGGGGAAAGAGTTTTTGAGTATCTGTTGGTTCTCCTTGAAGGGGCGAGATAGCTCAATGCAGACTtgcatttcttttctatttCGGTGCCTCTCTTcttgtaaaaaataacaataaaaattaaaaaatcccAGATTTGATGACATCACTTACAAAGCATGAGGTAACGTTTAAGATGAACATACCTGGAGAGTGCAGAAGGAGCAGTAATCCTCAACGGCTCAGGCTGTTCAGGCATACTCCTCATGTCCATATCAATCACCTCCTTCATTGATGGAGCTTTCATTCTCACACCACCCGGCCTGCTGGCAGATAACATGACAAAGTTAGCATGCTGGTGGTTTGTGATGACACTtgtcactcaaaaaaaaaagaggattccACTGCATTAGGGGAAGTCAAATAGTGTTTTTACAAtactttaaagtattttaaaataccaacaaaataaataaatgaaaagtaaatACCATCAGACCAATTCCAAATATTGAAAGATTATTTCTAACCAAGTAGTAGTAGTAACATCAACATGAACAATATTTGATTACATGTAGACCTATAACTTATTAACTAAActtgttaaataataattaaattgtTCCATACCTGGGTTCATCAATTTCCTCAAGGTCAATGTTTGGATCTTTTAAGAAATTAATCTTGGATTTCTTTCTGGTGGGCTTTTCGGTCACTGATGAGACTCTCTTCACCCTCACCTGGCGCGGTGGAGCCGGCTTCAGTCGCTGGTTCAAATATGTCTCATTAAGGCAAACGCTGGGGGAGTCTGAACGAGCAGCTGGTGAACAATCCGACTCCTCTGTGTCCTGAAACTGGGATGGTCTCTGATGACTGGCGTTGGGTCGTCTAGTGTTTTTGAGGATGTTCGGTTTTGGTTTTGGCTGTGGTTCTGGATGTGGTTCTTCGCGGTGTGTCGCCATGGCTCTGTCGATTATAGCCTGAGCCGTGCTTTCCTCAATGTTGCATGAAACTGCTTCAGGAACGCACTGCACACTGCCAGGAGTTGAGGGAGCTTGAGTCACGCTGCTTTTCACTGGTACTACTCTAAAGATGATTTTCTTCTGAGTCGtcgtcgttgttgttgttgtgttgttatcgGCAGGAGGGATGTTTGTGACTGAGGGGCTGGCACGCGGCTTTATGATGACACGTGGAACCGAGCGCTGCAAAGCATTGCCGCTGTGGAGAATCTTGGCAATCTGGCTTATTTTATTGTAGGCAGGAGAATTTGAACTAAGTGACTGATAGGTGTTTGTTCTCTGGTCTTTGATCAGAATCTGACCTTGACGGTTGACCAGGAGGATCTGAGGCGCTGGAGCAGGTGCAATGGACGGGGAGGTGCTGGTGGCTGCAGCCTGATTCTGAATCACCATTTGTGGCTGCCCTCCTGGTCTTGAACTGTCCAAGCGGATGGCAACTGTTCTTCCCCGTGTAGCACCGGGCTGAATTGGTAGAGCGTTTAAACCATTGATCACAATGGGGGATGTGACCGTGCGTGGAACTGCACAATAGTTGGCAGCAGAAGGAGAGACCGACGTGTGCATTGGAAGACACACTTTTGGCGCTGTCCGTTTGAGGTTTGTTGGTGGATGTTTTGTCTTCACATAAATGGATTTCAACAGCACCGGTGGAGACCTTTTGGTTTTTGGTTCTGGAGAGTAGTCGGGATCAGTTAAATCATCTTTAAATCCTTCGACCGATTCGTTTGATGAGCTATTCTCGTCTTTGTCTTCAAACTCATTGTTGTGTGGGTAAAGCAAAGCACCATTTTCAGTAGAAACAAAATGGCCTGTAGCTGAATCCAAAACCACTTCGTTTTGAGAGGTTAGCGTTTCAGAGCTCATCAGGACCTCTTCCTCCTGCACCGACATGTTGTCATTTGCAAAGTCCGATTGGAGAAAATCAACTGGAAGAGAATTTGCATCAAAGTCTGGCTCAGCAGGTCCTTCATCTGTTGACTTTGACACTGTATAGATCGAGTCCAGCCTCTTCAGAGCAACAGTCAGCTGTTTAGTCGGAGCATTATGATTGTTATCAATCCtaatctctccttcttctccctcGTCCTGAGCTTCATCATCGGTCCCCCCGATTTCGTCACTGTCCGACCCTCCGTCCGCTCCATCTAACTGTGAGATTGATTGAGACGGCGGGAGCTGACCTGAGGCGTCTGAGCTGCTAGCAGCGTCACACACGACTGTGCGGGAAAACCTGAGGTAATGGCATGACTCTTCATTTTCCTGATTACCTTCTTGCACTACACCTTCAAGTTCTTCCCTCCCGGCCCCTCCCAGCGTGATGTTCTCATTTAGGAGAGCCTCGTCAAAGTCAAGCTTAGCATTAAGCATGGAGGCCACCGCAACCTCTGTGTCCGTGTCAAACACAGTGTAAGGGAGCTCTTGCGCCATGAGATGAGCTACTTCCTCTTCCAGGTTATCCGGGGCCAGGGAGATCCCGTTGGTTGTAGCCACTGCTGCATCTTCTGCCTCAGATGATGCTAGAAAGTCCTGGGGAACCTCTGCAGAAACTGGAGTTGTGATTTTAAAGTTCTGCCTCCCTTTGGGGGAATGAGTGAGGGTTCCTTGGCGGGGTGAAAGCCCTACAGAAATGCCAGCGTTGGATTGAGGTGGGGAGCTCCAGACAGGTGATGTGGAGTTTTGTcttgagagaggaggtgaggccGATCCCAAGTTTGTTGATCTAGGAGGGgagctgaagagagcacacctggAGTGGACACTGCCACCAGAACGGAGGGTTATTGGCACAGACGGGTCGCCGTCTGATTGTGAGGAACTACAGCGGCTTCTTGTTGACAGCCTTCGCGGCCGACGGGTGTCCTCCAGGTCCCTTAATGTCAAAATGTGATGAGATTTTGGGAGAGCGGACCCTGAAAGAATCAAGTTAAGTTCAGAAAGGAATTGAATACTGCTTTTGCATGTGGTCTTATGTAAAATTCCTTATAAAATGACTTGCATTGTTTGATACGATGTTTAATAACCAAACAATTTACCTGGAGATGGAAGAGGTCTAGATGACCCTCCTGCTGGTCTCCTAGTTTGTGTGTAGCCAGGACTTTTCGATCCAGGTGTATTGTGCTGTTTAGAGTTGGGTGATGTGGTAGTGGATTTTATTGGGCTGGATGAGGAACTTAAATGATCTGGGGATGCTACATCTGgtacagaagaaaaacatgttaaacattcAGTTGAACCAAAAGGACAATAACCATAACAAATTATCATCTGATATTTAAGTTagagaaacagaacaaatcaGGATAACTGTGCAAAAAATAGATCCATTTTGATTGCTTATTAAACATGCAACGGGGCCTTCTGACCTCTGTAGTGGTTGGGACTGTGGACTATGGTGTGATTTTCTTCTTGGTCCCACTTGGGATCTGGTTCCTCCCCAGGGAGTGGCGTACTAACTTCAGTAACTTTACAAGTGTATTTGCAACGTCTGCGAGGGTCTAAAGTGCTCCAGTACAACCGAGAACATCTGTagaaaggaagggaggaaggtttttgtacaaaaagaacaaaagcatACTATCCAAGAACCAATGTTATCCAGAAGCAgttttgaaaacacaaactgagctTTGTTTGGCCCAAAAGATCAAAATACAATGACAAAGTAAAACACTGAACTAGTTCGCTAtgagctaatttacatctgtagtccctgggcaggagactataaaaaaggtaaaccTTAAAGATCGGCCATTATTGTGTAgtatagcatagcatagcattaTAATGAGTCTTACTGATAGCCGACAGGATACAGCATCCTCCCATTAGACGACAGCTCTGTCAACACACCAAGTTTCTGAATCTGTAGAGATCCTAgaaaagtggggaaaaaaagattatcaAACTTTTCCTCAAACTAAAGCAGTCTGATATCCTGTAGAAAGGAGCTCTTATCGACTAAAGACAGAATCCAAATGTTCTTACCTATGGTCATGTTTATAGATTCTGGCTGCAGGCCTGTGAGAAACTTTCTTTTGAGATTGATCCCATCAAAGTCTACATACACCCGCCGAGTGACCTCAAATCCTTTTCCAGACACCCTCTGCAAGAGTATGGAAAATCACAAGTCAATTACATGTAGAAAGAAAATAGAAAGGTGTAAATTATGTGAAAGTGTAACGCTCTCACCATCACTATGATGAATTTTACAAAGCGAGTGAAGCTTTAGGGGGAGAATTGTGTACGTACCTTTGAACTGAGGAGATCTCTGTGTTTGAAACAGTAAATCTTCCTGTCCTGCTGAAACGCACAGTTCTGCGCGCGAGCACACATGAAGTGGAAATTACTCTGACAAGTGGCAAGACAGCAGCCCACAGTGGCCCCCGACTGCCCACAACGGTCACAACGCTGGACAAggcaaagaaaggaaagaaattCAGACTTATACCATCACATTTGATGCTGCTACCCCTACAAGTCTACAATACTGAGAGCTGTATAACTTACCAAGTGGCGCCCTCTTGAGACAGCACTGTGCACTTGCAGAAGAGCACTGTTGTCCTCATAGACCTCTGCAGACCAAATGCAGCAGTTCACGTGGGCCCACTCGTTCTGTCCCAAGTACAGAAGCCGCCCTGCATCCTACCAGgatcaaaatcaaatcatatAACGTAATAAacctttttattaaatattttttattatgcaAGAAGACATACAAAGAAAGATATCATTAAGAAACATGTCAAACCAGAACCTCAGAAACGTAATTCTTAAAGAAAGATAATTTAAGCACgcacaaaaaaatctaatatttCATTATAACTGTtcaaaggctttatgtgatttttttgatccagcagatgtcgcccttgagcactagcatgaaaccaaaacaactcgcggtgcattgttgtgttagcaacactgcatgtaaatttacctgaaatgagcgtgatctagaaacacagttaagcagtgagtacagtatgttattcttcttttctctagtccctcaattaaacaacttttatacacgaggggaggagtcagccggccgtccaggcgatgtaaacaaactgaagataggactctgaaaactctgaaaacatcacagacagtgggactcgggtgttacacccattgtagacagtcatgactcagagttattttcagaggatatacttgatttatattacttttaagtgtgaaaaatcacatatatagcctttaaaaaatgagattaaagaaaaatctgcaaatagATAGTGATCATTAAAATATTATTACGTGTATTCATTATGTACACTGTATGCAGTGAAACTATGTTAATCTTGACAGGAAATTTCAAtttaga contains:
- the kmt2ba gene encoding histone-lysine N-methyltransferase 2B isoform X3, which translates into the protein MAASGGGLSPPATVAGLSTLAPAKARFPGRPCTARSRLRSEKRSRRGRLGSDDGELADGGPRPVNIGLALSEDPSLLRLLGVAEKHSRQREAGFDSSNSEEEEDFTGFGTSSVRPQRSSGTVPQSSPLGASDCSPGKPLIGKIIPRTPKPALIGKIVPNVQEEGHDVKDIEIPKVVNKLRGKQVDRTAAEQASGKLSSTKSADFVRKAGKSAGSRSLKNQTTAAVELISTQTAVIGHDKASTVKERGEVSEDSGTDQSQSRRAVKCRRGFPLGHARHTSQAVALSFPKRNRKRTAKGMATSPEAGAQSGEEEEEEAAMPLKCKATDSPSKRTHKRGRRSLFGHRRKQLKDGPLIKYPKVARNRTKRVFYAYVAEPIPGTETPDGQLHGPSTTPSHGETSLFPEQVQPSSNNSFTTVTSGRSSRVIKAPKRFLDEEMIPFPKGSLSTYLKSQKKEDGKPSPSCQESTYDDSSLLSDSDSESEVESPSAVTKFPLKPSPGTSHLEIYRNLKKLTLKLAEKKKSQPIPQGDDTQPAEGLTSNVKKRRRSKVMVEEMDSPGVVRRLAIVVNKDVQASSHMPLGDKGDNSCEARSETGDSHEVLEVSGLSHRIGLSGANKTMLHLLKKAKVQLFKIDQQKQLKLSQFGSKETLVPVSGRRRRRRRRVGISPKDDSPQEQPLGGPRIKHVCRAAAVALGQPRAMVPDDIPRLSALPLHEREGITFSPATEDVADDDDDIADQGRAQWVVSQESIRRRGRGRGRGVGHKFKKRKILNQFIPGGLRSRRCGICEGCLVEEDCAECVNCLDKPKFGGPNTKRQCCIYKKCARIEKAKMERFIKPLKLKARRTSGSDSSSENANWISGGAGEGSSSVAPGVRKHSLRNIKPRSYSNLLKSESEEEEEEEEKQAKAEKPTVKSDVTAASNKDFGSLPDNLLPETVKHRRPFPRAPAGRPRAIKNPAECAATTPTGVTNGFPQKGLSQNKYKIRVDFKEDCAVQNVWLMGGLSVLTSVPTTPQPVCLLCASKGRYEMIFCQICCEPFHSFCLSPEERPIKENKENWCCRRCKFCHVCGRRSKNTKPVLQCRRCQTSYHPSCLGPTYPKPMNCSIPWVCMTCIRCKSCGVTPGKSWDLAWNHEQDLCPDCTLLHNKGNFCTVCHKCYSDNSKHSQMIQCFQCSHWIHYSCEGLSDELFGLMSNQAGEVPFTCSPCSQTKTSSLKGELQSRLIDGLQEVLTDLLSNNATQHLLICKACQETNKEDVRELQPVCDLQAIERRFERGRYSSIKAFHADIATVMRRWLKEEEPHPEDQRLSSQAKAHYVKLVERVFGWFSSHQLKKWNSISEEFPSGMLPEAVLPPSKEHSYAQWLERTYQPREFRGQQTGNILLSSRTAQQSGVSHSLTQFKHGAVSDLETSKTEDMRQCSLCQQYGDAAPCDAGRLLYLGQNEWAHVNCCIWSAEVYEDNSALLQVHSAVSRGRHLRCDRCGQSGATVGCCLATCQSNFHFMCARAQNCAFQQDRKIYCFKHRDLLSSKRVSGKGFEVTRRVYVDFDGINLKRKFLTGLQPESINMTIGSLQIQKLGVLTELSSNGRMLYPVGYQCSRLYWSTLDPRRRCKYTCKVTEVSTPLPGEEPDPKWDQEENHTIVHSPNHYRDVASPDHLSSSSSPIKSTTTSPNSKQHNTPGSKSPGYTQTRRPAGGSSRPLPSPGSALPKSHHILTLRDLEDTRRPRRLSTRSRCSSSQSDGDPSVPITLRSGGSVHSRCALFSSPPRSTNLGSASPPLSRQNSTSPVWSSPPQSNAGISVGLSPRQGTLTHSPKGRQNFKITTPVSAEVPQDFLASSEAEDAAVATTNGISLAPDNLEEEVAHLMAQELPYTVFDTDTEVAVASMLNAKLDFDEALLNENITLGGAGREELEGVVQEGNQENEESCHYLRFSRTVVCDAASSSDASGQLPPSQSISQLDGADGGSDSDEIGGTDDEAQDEGEEGEIRIDNNHNAPTKQLTVALKRLDSIYTVSKSTDEGPAEPDFDANSLPVDFLQSDFANDNMSVQEEEVLMSSETLTSQNEVVLDSATGHFVSTENGALLYPHNNEFEDKDENSSSNESVEGFKDDLTDPDYSPEPKTKRSPPVLLKSIYVKTKHPPTNLKRTAPKVCLPMHTSVSPSAANYCAVPRTVTSPIVINGLNALPIQPGATRGRTVAIRLDSSRPGGQPQMVIQNQAAATSTSPSIAPAPAPQILLVNRQGQILIKDQRTNTYQSLSSNSPAYNKISQIAKILHSGNALQRSVPRVIIKPRASPSVTNIPPADNNTTTTTTTTQKKIIFRVVPVKSSVTQAPSTPGSVQCVPEAVSCNIEESTAQAIIDRAMATHREEPHPEPQPKPKPNILKNTRRPNASHQRPSQFQDTEESDCSPAARSDSPSVCLNETYLNQRLKPAPPRQVRVKRVSSVTEKPTRKKSKINFLKDPNIDLEEIDEPSRPGGVRMKAPSMKEVIDMDMRSMPEQPEPLRITAPSALSRQPRHESSPSQTDSHIKSNTHMWVSARHGDLSEWGPYSGFSSEEDAPTPKYKKKTYMNQPHLRFEITSEDGFSVKANSIEGAWRAVIDGVLEARAGFHMKQLPLGVMSGPRVLGVIHDAVIFLLEQLHGAANCKRHRFRFHRCDDIEEELPINPSGCARSEVYTRKATFDMFNFLASQHRQPPDIVGQFDEEEDEFPLKSSRRATSSELPMAMRFRHLEKISKEAVGVYRSEIHGRGLFCKRNIEAGEMVIEYAGTVIRAVLTDKREKYYDGKGIGCYMFRIDDFDVVDATMQGNAARFINHSCEPNCYSRVINVDGRKHIVIFALRKIYRGEELTYDYKFPIEDENSKLHCNCGTRRCRRFLN